The Punica granatum isolate Tunisia-2019 chromosome 4, ASM765513v2, whole genome shotgun sequence genome has a window encoding:
- the LOC116204127 gene encoding UDP-glycosyltransferase 90A1-like, protein MASSEHYVVVFPFMAQGHTLPLLDLSMAISGFGVKVTIITTPSNAPKILSEVSMNPNIALSILPFPRVEGIPEGCENTADLPSGDLFLPFVAATKSLKQPFEDFLRNACETGRAPLCVISDFFLEWTLDVCNLFGIPRIVFHGLGVLTMSISKAAFRNALGLDGIRGEHDPEDSRPLDLKPLGISLAFTVYKTDIPALNRLKDLNNPWRKALAETEKSDENSWGVLVNSFEGLEGDYVASLESVFNHGARAWCVGPGLLWKLPCQADILPQNHKSNPYMEWLNVKLVEMDGVIYVSFGTQSHLSDKQMDEIARGLEMSGKAFVWVVRSTSWACSDIGWEARVKDKGLVVRDWVHQRAILTHPLVRGFISHCGWNSVLESLCSGVPILAWPVDHDQPLNARIVAKRFGAGIMLKEEGAVGGIIGADLISKGVKELMGGERGRQARERAGEIARKAREAVEIGGSSYKKLDELIQCLKREKKAGDMGLDC, encoded by the coding sequence ATGGCTTCTTCTGAGCACTATGTGGTAGTTTTCCCTTTCATGGCTCAAGGCCACACCCTGCCGTTGCTGGACTTGTCCATGGCCATTTCGGGTTTCGGGGTCAAAGTCACAATCATCACGACCCCATCGAATGCCCCAAAGATCCTATCAGAAGTCTCGATGAACCCAAACATCGCCCTTTCCATACTCCCATTTCCCAGAGTTGAGGGCATCCCTGAGGGCTGTGAGAACACCGCTGATTTGCCCTCTGGGGATCTCTTCCTCCCTTTTGTGGCTGCGACTAAGTCCCTCAAGCAACCATTCGAGGATTTCCTGAGGAATGCGTGCGAGACCGGGCGTGCCCCTCTGTGCGTCATCTCGGACTTCTTCCTGGAATGGACGCTCGATGTATGTAACTTATTCGGCATTCCTAGGATTGTGTTCCATGGTTTGGGTGTGCTGACGATGTCTATCTCCAAGGCTGCTTTCCGGAATGCCCTTGGATTGGACGGCATTAGAGGTGAGCATGATCCTGAGGATTCTCGCCCTCTTGATCTGAAACCCCTGGGTATAAGCCTTGCGTTCACAGTTTACAAGACCGACATTCCTGCCCTGAATAGGTTGAAGGATCTGAACAATCCATGGAGGAAAGCCCTGGCGGAGACTGAAAAATCAGACGAGAACAGCTGGGGTGTCCTAGTGAACAGCTTTGAGGGACTGGAGGGCGACTATGTTGCTTCCCTGGAAAGTGTTTTCAATCATGGGGCAAGGGCTTGGTGTGTTGGCCCAGGACTGCTATGGAAGCTGCCTTGCCAAGCCGATATCCTGCCCCAAAATCACAAATCTAACCCATACATGGAGTGGCTCAACGTCAAATTGGTGGAAATGGACGGTGTGATTTACGTATCGTTTGGAACACAGTCTCACCTATCGGATAAGCAGATGGATGAGATTGCCCGCGGGCTGGAAATGTCAGGAAAGGCATTCGTCTGGGTGGTTAGGTCGACAAGTTGGGCGTGTTCCGACATAGGGTGGGAAGCAAGGGTGAAGGACAAGGGGTTGGTGGTGCGAGACTGGGTGCACCAACGGGCCATCCTAACACACCCTTTAGTGCGGGGGTTCATCAGCCACTGTGGATGGAACTCAGTGCTCGAAAGCTTGTGTTCCGGGGTGCCTATACTGGCTTGGCCAGTGGACCATGATCAACCGCTAAATGCTCGAATTGTGGCGAAGAGGTTTGGGGCTGGGATCATGCTGAAGGAGGAGGGGGCTGTCGGAGGGATAATCGGGGCCGATTTGATATCGAAGGGGGTGAAGGAACTGatggggggagagagaggaaggcAGGCCAGGGAGAGGGCAGGGGAGATAGCGAGGAAGGCAAGGGAAGCAGTGGAAATTGGCGGGTCTTCTTACAAGAAATTGGATGAACTGATTCAATGTTTGAAGAGGGAGAAAAAGGCGGGAGATATGGGTCTTGATTGTTGA
- the LOC116202391 gene encoding uncharacterized protein LOC116202391 yields the protein MEGRSEMASVPMGSKQSKLKRSFRRALHPLLSTCSMEAICKAFPGFSKDEQKYLHRLFIKVITSLHGHIEEVFESLCDEMQVGTCLDIVEELIEEQSLDILSDKSNVLDTAEDLLAAKNNEIQSLLAELNAVEERNRATRARIELLKERQEDFAAVVTAMEKARH from the exons ATGGAAGGAAGGAGCGAAATGGCGTCGGTCCCAATGGGTTCAAAGCAGTCCAAATTGAAGAGATCCTTCAGGCGCGCTCTTCACCCTCTTCTCTCCACCTGCTCCATGGAg GCAATCTGCAAAGCATTTCCCGGCTTCTCTAAGGATGAGCAGAAGTATCTTCATCGGCTTTTCATCAAG GTCATCACTTCTTTGCATGGACATATAGAG GAGGTATTTGAATCTTTGTGCGACGAAATGCAG GTGGGAACGTGTCTTGATATCGTAGAAGAACTAATTGAGGAGCAGAGTCTGGACATTTTGTCAGATAA GAGTAACGTATTGGATACTGCAGAAGATTTGTTAGCAGCAAAGAACAATGAGATACAGTCCTTGCTGGCTGAGCTAAATGCT GTTGAAGAACGTAATCGTGCCACTCGTGCACGAATTGAATTACTCAAGGAAAGGCAGGAAGACTTTGCAGCAGTGGTCACTGCCATGGAAAAG GCAAGGCACTGA
- the LOC116205436 gene encoding protein MODIFYING WALL LIGNIN-1-like, producing the protein MEESRGLGSFFLCIAAAVLGLLSSLACIPSELKRTKKEELKLDGKLCYLPESGAFKYGVGALIFLCVGQFIGNSGIVWTVCSRKKITGRLKDDKRPAIITTGLLVVSWISFVIAVTLLGAATSMNREQRYGKGWLDGECYLVKGGVYMGSAILALVATCSILCSAFLMRI; encoded by the exons ATGGAAGAATCTCGGGGGCTCGGCTCGTTCTTTCTTTGCATAGCTGCTGCAGTCCTCGGCCTCCTCTCGTCTCTCGCGTGTATTCCCTCCGAGCTGAAAAGAACCAAG AAGGAGGAGCTGAAGTTAGACGGGAAGCTATGCTATTTGCCGGAAAGTGGCGCGTTCAAATACGGGGTTGGTGCTTTGATTTTTCTCTGCGTCGGTCAGTTCATCGGGAATTCTGGGATTGTATGGACTGTCTGTTCGAGGAAGAAGATCACAGGGAGATTGAAGGATGATAAGAGACCGGCAATAATTACAACTGGCCTCTTGGTTGTATCCTG GATCAGCTTCGTGATTGCAGTTACATTACTCGGCGCAGCCACGAGCATGAACAGAGAGCAGCGTTACGGAAAAGGATGGCTAGATGGGGAGTGTTACCTTGTAAAGGGCGGTGTGTACATGGGATCGGCTATATTAGCTTTAGTTGCCACATGCTCCATTCTCTGCTCAGCCTTCTTGATGAGGATCTGA
- the LOC116205816 gene encoding UDP-glycosyltransferase 90A1-like, whose amino-acid sequence MASPQHHVVVFPFMAQGHILPLLDMSMAISGFGVNVTIITTPSNAPKIRSNVSTDPNIVLFILPFPRAEGIPPGCENTADLPSMDLFFPFMVATKSLRQPFEDFLKNTCETGCAPLCVISDFFLEWTLDVCNLFGIPRIVFHGNGVLTRSIYKASFRNALASEGISGEHHPEDSRPLDLKLLGISLPFTVYGSDIPTLKSVRDTKNPWRRAMAEIAKSEENSWGVLMNSFEGLEGDYVASLESFNIDGARAWCVGPGMLWKRGDQSDIVRGDYKSYSHMEWLDGKSLEGDGVIYVSFGSQSHLSDEQMDEIARGLEMSGKAFVWVVRSTSWACSDIGWEERLRDKGLVVRDWVHQQAILSHPSVQGFMSHCGWNSVLESLCSGVPILAWPLNYDQPLNARIVAKGFGAGIMLKEEGGVGGKIEADSISEGVKELMGGESGRKARERAEEIARMAREAVEIGGSSYKKLDELIRCLKKEKGKREGFECSM is encoded by the coding sequence ATGGCTTCTCCTCAGCACCATGTGGTAGTTTTCCCCTTCATGGCTCAAGGCCACATTCTGCCACTGTTGGACATGTCTATGGCCATTTCGGGATTCGGGGTCAACGTCACAATCATCACAACCCCATCGAATGCCCCGAAGATCCGATCAAATGTCTCGACGGACCCGAATATTGTCCTCTTCATCCTCCCGTTCCCTAGAGCTGAGGGCATCCCCCCGGGCTGTGAGAACACTGCCGATCTCCCTTCCATGGACCTCTTCTTCCCTTTCATGGTTGCGACTAAGTCTCTCAGGCAGCCCTTTGAGGATTTCCTGAAGAACACGTGCGAGACCGGCTGTGCCCCCCTGTGCGTAATCTCGGACTTTTTCCTGGAATGGACGCTTGACGTATGTAACTTATTTGGGATTCCTAGAATAGTGTTCCATGGTAATGGTGTCCTCACTAGGTCTATCTACAAAGCTTCTTTTCGGAATGCCCTTGCATCAGAGGGCATTAGTGGTGAGCACCATCCTGAGGATTCTCGCCCTCTCGATCTGAAACTCCTGGGCATAAGCCTTCCATTCACGGTGTACGGGTCTGATATTCCTACCCTGAAGTCAGTGAGGGATACTAAAAATCCGTGGCGAAGAGCCATGGCAGAGATCGCAAAATCAGAGGAGAACAGCTGGGGTGTTCTAATGAATAGCTTTGAAGGACTGGAGGGAGACTATGTTGCTTCACTGGAAAGCTTCAACATTGATGGGGCCAGGGCTTGGTGTGTGGGCCCAGGGATGCTATGGAAGCGGGGTGACCAATCTGATATCGTCCGTGGAGATTACAAGTCCTATTCACACATGGAGTGGCTTGACGGCAAGTCGCTGGAAGGGGACGGCGTGATTTATGTGTCTTTTGGGTCACAGAGTCACCTGTCCGATGAGCAGATGGATGAGATTGCGCGAGGGCTAGAGATGTCAGGGAAGGCATTCGTTTGGGTGGTCAGGTCGACAAGTTGGGCGTGCTCCGACATAGGATGGGAAGAAAGGTTGAGGGACAAAGGATTGGTGGTGCGCGACTGGGTGCACCAACAGGCCATCCTATCACACCCTTCGGTGCAGGGGTTTATGAGCCACTGTGGATGGAATTCGGTGCTTGAGAGCTTATGCTCGGGGGTGCCGATATTGGCTTGGCCGTTGAATTATGATCAGCCGCTAAATGCTCGGATTGTGGCTAAGGGGTTTGGGGCCGGAATCATGCTCAAGGAGGAAGGGGGTGTTGGAGGGAAAATCGAGGCCGATTCGATATCGGAGGGGGTAAAGGAATTGATGGGGGGAGAGAGTGGAAGGAAGGCCAGGGAGAGGGCAGAGGAGATAGCGAGGATGGCAAGGGAAGCAGTGGAAATTGGTGGGTCTTCTTATAAAAAGTTGGATGAATTGATTCGGTGTCTGAAGAAGGAGAAAGGCAAGAGAGAAGGGTTTGAATGTTCAATGTAA